Proteins encoded within one genomic window of Clupea harengus chromosome 10, Ch_v2.0.2, whole genome shotgun sequence:
- the polr2h gene encoding DNA-directed RNA polymerases I, II, and III subunit RPABC3 — protein sequence MAGILFEDIFDVKDIDPDGMKFDRVSRLHCESESFKMDLILDVNIQIYPVDLGDKFRLVIASTLYEDGTPDDGEYNPTDDRPSRADQFDYVMYGKVYRIEGDETSTEAATRLSAYVSYGGLLMRLQGDANNLHGFEVDSRVYLLMKKLAF from the exons ATGGCTGGAATACTctttgaagacatttttgatGTGAAGGACATCGACCCAGATGGGATGAAATTTGACAGAG TGTCTCGACTTCACTGTGAAAGTGAATCTTTCAAGATGGACCTCATACTTGACGTGAACATTCAGATCTACCCTGTGGACCTTG GGGACAAGTTTAGGTTGGTGATAGCCAGTACCCTTTATGAAGATGGCACTCCAGATGATGGGGAATACAATCCAACAGATGACCGCCCTTctag GGCAGATCAATTTGATTATGTAATGTACGGAAAGGTCTATAGAATTGAAGGAGATGAGACATCTACAGAAGCAGCCACTCGTCT tTCTGCATATGTCTCGTATGGTGGCTTGTTGATGAGACTACAGGGTGATGCCAACAACTTGCACGGATTTGAAGTGGATTCACGGGTCTACCTCTTAATGAAGAAGCTCGCCTTCTAA